Proteins from one Mycobacterium sp. SMC-2 genomic window:
- a CDS encoding DUF2617 family protein, with protein MPLHQLAVAPSDVSGLKLGLALNAPAPPPLATCRLRHPGGGALLLGVLGASHVVTVEHAAGRFSEEVSCTARGLGVDLPERTSAPGYSLESRADTYDERTFRRMARDLRDRCAREKGWLGGSFPGDDAALTALAAEPDGAGWRWRTWHLYPAGSGGMVIHTTSRWHP; from the coding sequence GTGCCGCTTCATCAGCTCGCCGTAGCTCCTTCGGACGTGTCCGGGCTGAAGCTCGGACTCGCGCTCAACGCGCCCGCACCGCCACCGCTGGCGACCTGCCGTCTGCGCCACCCCGGCGGTGGCGCGCTGCTGCTCGGGGTCCTCGGCGCTTCGCACGTCGTGACGGTCGAGCATGCCGCGGGCCGGTTCTCCGAGGAAGTCTCCTGCACGGCACGCGGGCTGGGCGTCGACCTGCCGGAGCGGACCTCCGCGCCCGGCTATTCCCTGGAATCCCGCGCCGACACGTACGACGAGCGCACCTTCCGCCGCATGGCGCGCGACCTTCGTGACCGCTGCGCGCGCGAAAAGGGTTGGCTGGGTGGCTCTTTCCCCGGTGATGACGCCGCGCTGACCGCGTTGGCCGCCGAACCCGACGGCGCGGGTTGGCGTTGGCGGACCTGGCACCTGTATCCGGCCGGCTCCGGCGGAATGGTCATCCACACGACGAGTCGGTGGCATCCGTGA
- a CDS encoding DUF4247 domain-containing protein: MSRNRLFVIAGALAVAAVACLVPGIILLQKNIGSYIAGHYHEYSHDVNGTRYQCSGSPNDVADTLAEYQAPEARAANGNSEYLRYSNNIVIVGPDGDYPCSIRVEPLSAGYNHGAFIFLGPGFNPGSPSGGAGGTPGGPGGTK; the protein is encoded by the coding sequence GTGAGCCGCAACCGCCTGTTCGTGATCGCCGGTGCGCTGGCGGTCGCCGCCGTCGCGTGCCTGGTGCCCGGAATCATCTTGCTGCAGAAGAACATTGGTTCGTATATCGCCGGCCACTACCACGAGTACTCGCACGATGTGAACGGGACGCGCTACCAGTGCAGCGGATCGCCCAACGACGTGGCGGACACGCTCGCCGAGTATCAGGCCCCCGAGGCGCGTGCCGCCAACGGCAATAGCGAGTATCTGCGCTACAGCAACAACATCGTGATCGTCGGTCCGGACGGCGACTATCCGTGCAGCATTCGGGTCGAACCGCTGAGCGCCGGATACAACCACGGCGCCTTCATCTTCCTCGGGCCCGGCTTCAACCCGGGATCCCCGTCGGGCGGCGCCGGAGGGACGCCCGGCGGCCCCGGCGGAACCAAATGA
- the ruvC gene encoding crossover junction endodeoxyribonuclease RuvC, with protein MRVMGVDPGLTRCGLSVVESGRGRNVVALDVDVVRTPSNAPLAKRLLAISDAVEHWLATHQPDVVAIERVFSQLNVTTVMGTAQAGGVVALAAARRGIDVHFHTPSEVKAAVTGNGAADKAQVTAMITKILALQAKPTPADAADALALAVCHCWRAPMMARMAAAEALSAQQRHAYLAKLKAAR; from the coding sequence ATGCGCGTGATGGGCGTCGACCCCGGACTGACCCGATGCGGACTGTCGGTCGTGGAAAGTGGGCGCGGGCGAAACGTGGTCGCGCTGGACGTCGACGTGGTGCGCACCCCGTCGAATGCGCCGTTGGCCAAGAGGCTGCTGGCAATCAGCGACGCCGTCGAGCATTGGCTGGCCACCCACCAACCGGACGTCGTGGCCATCGAGCGGGTGTTCTCCCAACTGAACGTGACGACGGTGATGGGCACCGCACAGGCCGGCGGGGTGGTCGCGCTGGCGGCGGCCCGGCGCGGCATCGACGTGCACTTCCACACCCCGAGCGAGGTCAAGGCCGCGGTGACCGGAAACGGCGCCGCGGACAAGGCCCAGGTCACCGCGATGATCACCAAAATCCTTGCCCTGCAAGCCAAACCGACACCGGCCGACGCCGCGGACGCGCTGGCGTTGGCGGTCTGCCATTGCTGGAGGGCGCCGATGATGGCCCGGATGGCCGCGGCCGAGGCGCTGTCCGCGCAACAGCGGCACGCCTACCTGGCCAAGCTGAAGGCCGCGCGATGA
- a CDS encoding DUF350 domain-containing protein — protein MYLAVEIGTVDLNPVLKGAVATILYFLVGMAVLLIGFYAVDVLTPGNLRRLVFIDRRPNAVIVAGAMYIALTVVIITAIANSYSQLGQGLVGVAVYGLMGVILLGVALLTMHLLIPGSFHEHIDEPELHPGSFAVALILLAVGGVTAAAVS, from the coding sequence ATGTACCTCGCCGTCGAGATCGGCACCGTCGACCTCAATCCCGTCCTCAAAGGCGCAGTCGCGACGATCCTGTACTTCCTGGTCGGCATGGCCGTACTCCTCATCGGGTTCTACGCCGTCGACGTGTTGACCCCGGGCAATCTGCGCCGGCTGGTGTTCATCGACCGCCGCCCCAACGCCGTCATCGTCGCGGGCGCGATGTACATCGCCCTGACCGTGGTCATCATCACCGCCATCGCGAACAGCTATAGCCAGCTGGGCCAGGGGCTGGTCGGCGTGGCGGTGTACGGCCTGATGGGCGTGATCCTGCTCGGGGTAGCGCTGCTCACAATGCACCTGCTGATCCCGGGTAGTTTCCACGAGCACATCGACGAGCCGGAGCTGCACCCGGGATCCTTCGCGGTGGCGCTGATATTGCTCGCGGTGGGAGGCGTCACGGCCGCTGCGGTGTCATGA
- a CDS encoding polyamine aminopropyltransferase produces MTSVGAPASEISRPEPSVRWRAVLLAAVAACAASGIIYELALLTLAASLNGGGIVATSLIVAGYIAALGVGALVVKPLLAHAAIAFVAVEVLLSVVGGLSAAALYTVFAFIDDESMWMLALGTALIGGLVGAEVPLLMTMLQRGRSAGAADTGRTLANLNAADYLGALLGGLVWPFLLLPQLGMIRGAAATGIVNLLAAVVVAIFVLRRIVSTRQLLTALCALAAALALLATLLARSADIETTSRQRLYADPIIAYQHSAYQEIVVTRRGNDMRLYLDGGLQFSTRDEYRYTESLVYPALGANPRSVLVLGGGDGLAARELLRQPGITKIVQVELDPAVIQLARTTMRGANGGSLDSPRVEVVIDDAMRWLRSPHPDVVPPAGFDAVIVDLPDPDTPVLGRLYSTEFYALAGHALAAGGLMVVQAGSPFSTQTAFWRTASSIRAAGYAVTPYHVYVPTFGDWGFALARRGGSAPAPTVPPNAPPLRFLNQRVLDAATVFPDDTRPRPLDPSTLDNPRIVEDMRHGYD; encoded by the coding sequence ATGACTTCGGTTGGTGCGCCGGCGTCGGAGATAAGCCGGCCCGAGCCGTCGGTGCGCTGGCGGGCCGTGCTGCTGGCCGCCGTCGCGGCGTGCGCGGCGTCCGGGATCATCTACGAACTCGCGCTGCTGACGCTGGCGGCGAGCCTGAATGGCGGCGGCATCGTCGCCACGTCACTGATCGTCGCCGGCTACATCGCGGCGCTGGGGGTGGGCGCCCTCGTCGTCAAGCCGCTGCTGGCGCACGCGGCCATCGCGTTCGTGGCGGTGGAGGTGCTGCTGAGCGTCGTCGGCGGCTTGTCCGCCGCGGCGCTGTACACGGTGTTCGCCTTCATCGACGACGAGTCGATGTGGATGCTGGCGTTGGGCACCGCCCTGATCGGTGGGCTGGTCGGCGCCGAGGTGCCGCTGTTGATGACGATGCTGCAACGCGGCCGCAGCGCCGGTGCCGCCGACACGGGCCGGACGCTGGCCAACCTCAACGCCGCCGACTACCTCGGCGCGCTGCTGGGCGGCCTGGTGTGGCCGTTCCTGCTGCTGCCGCAGCTGGGCATGATCCGGGGCGCGGCGGCCACCGGAATCGTCAACCTGCTCGCCGCGGTCGTCGTGGCGATCTTCGTGCTGCGCCGGATCGTCTCGACCCGGCAACTGCTGACGGCGCTGTGCGCGCTCGCCGCGGCGCTCGCGCTGCTGGCTACGCTGCTGGCCCGCTCGGCCGACATCGAGACGACGAGCAGGCAACGGCTCTACGCCGACCCGATCATCGCCTACCAGCACTCGGCCTACCAAGAGATCGTGGTCACCCGGCGCGGCAACGACATGCGGCTCTACCTGGACGGCGGCCTGCAGTTTTCCACCCGGGACGAGTACCGCTACACCGAAAGCCTGGTCTACCCCGCGCTTGGGGCCAACCCACGATCGGTCCTCGTCCTCGGGGGCGGCGACGGGTTGGCGGCCCGCGAACTGCTGCGTCAGCCGGGCATCACGAAGATCGTGCAGGTGGAGCTCGACCCCGCGGTGATCCAGCTCGCCCGCACCACCATGCGCGGGGCTAACGGCGGTTCGCTGGACAGCCCGCGCGTCGAGGTGGTGATCGACGACGCGATGCGCTGGTTGCGCTCGCCGCACCCGGACGTCGTCCCGCCCGCGGGATTCGACGCGGTCATCGTCGACCTTCCCGACCCCGACACCCCCGTCCTTGGCCGGCTCTATTCGACCGAGTTCTACGCGCTGGCCGGGCACGCGCTGGCGGCCGGCGGGCTGATGGTCGTGCAGGCGGGCAGCCCGTTCTCGACGCAGACGGCGTTCTGGCGCACCGCCTCCTCAATCCGCGCGGCCGGCTACGCCGTGACGCCGTACCACGTGTACGTGCCGACGTTCGGCGACTGGGGTTTCGCCCTGGCGCGCCGCGGGGGCAGCGCACCCGCACCCACCGTGCCGCCCAACGCGCCCCCACTGCGCTTCCTCAACCAGCGCGTCCTCGACGCCGCCACGGTGTTTCCGGACGACACCCGCCCGCGTCCGCTGGACCCGTCGACCCTGGACAACCCGCGCATCGTCGAGGACATGCGGCACGGTTACGACTAG
- a CDS encoding IS110 family transposase, producing MVVAQPVWAGVDAGKADHYGVVIDAEGKSLLSRRVANDEAALLELIDMVAALADGGEVTWAIDLNAGGAALLITLLIAAQQRLLYIPGRTVHHASGGYRGDGKTDAKDAAVIADQARMRRDLQPLRPGDDIAVELRILTSRRADLVADRTRAINRLRAQLLEYFPALERGFDYSKSKAALILLTGYQTPDGLRRAGAARVAAFLHKRKARNADAVATAAIEAANAQHTIVPGQQLAAGVVARLAKEVMALDTEIGDTDAMIEDRFRRHRHAEIILSMPGFGVILGAEFLAATGGDMSAFPSVDRLAGVSGLAPVPRDSGRISGNLKRPRRYDRRLLRACYLSALVSIRTDPASRTYYDRKRAEGKRHTQAVLALARRRLNVLWAMLRDHAVYQPATTTAAA from the coding sequence GTGGTTGTGGCACAACCTGTGTGGGCTGGTGTGGACGCCGGGAAAGCGGACCATTACGGCGTGGTCATCGACGCTGAGGGCAAGTCGTTGCTGTCGCGGCGCGTCGCTAATGACGAGGCCGCGCTGCTGGAGTTGATCGACATGGTCGCGGCGCTGGCTGATGGCGGAGAAGTCACTTGGGCGATTGACCTCAACGCCGGCGGCGCTGCATTGCTGATCACGCTGCTGATCGCTGCCCAGCAGCGGCTGCTCTACATTCCCGGCCGCACTGTTCACCACGCCTCGGGTGGCTACCGCGGCGACGGCAAGACCGACGCCAAAGACGCTGCGGTGATTGCCGATCAGGCCCGGATGCGCCGCGACCTGCAACCGTTGCGCCCCGGCGACGACATCGCCGTCGAACTGCGCATCCTGACCAGTCGGCGCGCCGATCTGGTGGCCGATCGCACCCGCGCGATCAATCGGCTGCGCGCCCAGCTGCTGGAATACTTCCCGGCCCTGGAACGTGGCTTTGACTACAGCAAAAGCAAGGCCGCGCTGATCCTGCTCACCGGCTATCAAACCCCCGACGGGCTGCGCCGGGCCGGTGCCGCCCGGGTGGCAGCCTTTTTGCATAAACGCAAGGCCCGCAACGCCGATGCGGTCGCAACCGCCGCCATCGAGGCAGCCAACGCCCAACACACCATCGTGCCCGGACAACAGCTTGCCGCGGGCGTGGTCGCCCGCTTGGCTAAGGAGGTGATGGCCCTCGACACCGAAATCGGCGACACCGACGCGATGATCGAGGACCGATTTCGCCGCCACCGCCACGCCGAAATCATCCTGAGCATGCCCGGCTTCGGCGTCATCCTCGGCGCCGAGTTCCTCGCCGCCACCGGCGGCGACATGAGCGCCTTCCCCTCCGTCGACCGCCTCGCCGGCGTCTCGGGTCTGGCCCCAGTACCGCGAGATTCGGGCCGCATCAGCGGCAACCTCAAACGCCCCCGCCGCTACGACCGGCGCCTGCTGCGCGCCTGCTACCTGTCCGCTCTGGTCAGCATCCGCACCGATCCCGCCTCGCGCACCTACTACGACCGCAAACGCGCCGAAGGGAAACGCCACACCCAAGCCGTCTTGGCCCTGGCCCGTCGCCGACTCAACGTCCTGTGGGCCATGCTGCGCGACCACGCCGTCTACCAACCCGCAACCACTACTGCGGCGGCTTGA
- a CDS encoding DUF4178 domain-containing protein: MGSLLVIIAIVLFTASIVVLIIALRRPKQPGPPRGRQDPLSFNAMPEFGPRQLGPGAIVSYGGVDYVVRGSVTYREGPFVWWEHLLEGGEQPIWFSVEEDDGRLELAMWVSRKDLALQPGDQYVVDGVTFRESERGRASFTTEGTTGLPAGGEMEFIDCANSDESALLSFERWAPNMPWEVSTGKPVLAGELTVYPAPPPSSA; encoded by the coding sequence GTGGGATCACTGCTGGTCATTATCGCGATCGTGCTGTTCACCGCGTCCATCGTCGTGCTCATCATCGCTTTGCGACGCCCCAAGCAACCGGGCCCGCCACGCGGCCGCCAGGACCCCTTGTCGTTCAACGCGATGCCGGAATTCGGCCCCCGGCAACTGGGCCCCGGCGCCATCGTCAGCTACGGCGGTGTGGACTACGTGGTCCGCGGATCGGTGACGTACCGCGAGGGCCCGTTCGTGTGGTGGGAACACCTGCTGGAGGGCGGCGAACAGCCGATCTGGTTCAGCGTCGAGGAGGACGACGGACGCCTCGAGCTGGCGATGTGGGTCAGCCGCAAGGACCTCGCGCTGCAGCCGGGCGATCAGTACGTCGTCGACGGGGTGACGTTCCGCGAGTCCGAACGCGGTCGCGCCTCGTTCACCACCGAGGGCACCACCGGCCTGCCGGCGGGCGGCGAGATGGAGTTCATCGACTGCGCCAACTCCGATGAGTCCGCGCTGCTCTCGTTCGAGCGCTGGGCTCCGAACATGCCGTGGGAGGTCTCGACCGGCAAACCGGTGCTGGCCGGCGAGCTGACCGTGTATCCGGCGCCCCCGCCCTCCTCCGCGTAG